One window from the genome of Salisaeta longa DSM 21114 encodes:
- a CDS encoding DUF433 domain-containing protein, producing MNYRDIITVEPGKRGGKPCIRGMRVTVYDVLGYLASGMTPQEILEDFPYLTEEDIRACLQYAAERERKVRVGHP from the coding sequence ATGAACTATCGCGACATCATTACGGTCGAGCCAGGTAAGCGGGGAGGCAAGCCCTGCATTCGCGGCATGCGGGTTACCGTGTATGACGTATTGGGGTATCTGGCATCCGGCATGACGCCTCAGGAGATCCTGGAGGATTTTCCTTACCTGACGGAAGAGGATATCCGGGCGTGTCTTCAGTACGCTGCCGAGCGTGAACGCAAGGTGCGCGTGGGGCACCCGTGA
- a CDS encoding DUF433 domain-containing protein, translating into MERDATTTYAYIIRRDDVLNGEPIIKGTRTPVRSIVEAWRLGTPPEEIPQGLPHLTLAQVFAALAYYSDHQDEINAHIERNHIPADLVGKSVSGEELTRRLRHRKSS; encoded by the coding sequence ATGGAACGGGACGCTACCACAACCTACGCATACATCATACGCCGCGACGACGTGCTCAACGGTGAGCCGATCATCAAGGGCACGCGCACGCCCGTACGGTCCATCGTTGAAGCGTGGCGTTTGGGAACGCCGCCCGAAGAGATTCCGCAGGGACTTCCCCATTTGACGCTGGCGCAAGTCTTTGCTGCCCTCGCCTATTACAGCGATCATCAGGACGAGATAAACGCGCACATCGAGCGCAACCACATTCCGGCGGACTTGGTTGGCAAAAGTGTTTCGGGAGAAGAGCTGACCCGGCGTCTGCGCCACCGAAAATCCTCTTAG
- a CDS encoding DUF5615 family PIN-like protein, which translates to MEPPHLFARLYLDEDVHVRIVDIVRGRGYRACTTRDEGMLGRSDAEQLAFAAEQEMMLVTHNRTDFEKLARRYFEEERTHAGIICAFRRSPYECALRLISLLNSRTAEEFKDQLLYT; encoded by the coding sequence ATGGAACCACCCCACCTCTTCGCCCGGCTCTATCTGGACGAGGACGTTCACGTACGGATTGTCGACATCGTACGAGGGCGTGGCTATCGGGCGTGCACGACACGCGACGAAGGAATGCTCGGTCGAAGCGATGCAGAGCAGCTTGCATTTGCAGCTGAGCAGGAGATGATGTTGGTTACGCACAATCGTACCGATTTCGAAAAGCTAGCGCGTCGGTACTTTGAAGAAGAGCGTACACATGCTGGCATCATTTGTGCCTTTCGCCGCTCGCCTTACGAGTGCGCGCTTCGTCTCATTTCTCTGCTCAATAGCCGCACAGCAGAGGAGTTCAAAGATCAGCTTCTTTACACATGA
- a CDS encoding M1 family metallopeptidase has protein sequence MRSLMRSLLLVAMFAVWAVPGLHAQEHPHNLSFEPVDMPSADVYRTGGGAPGPQYWQQRANYAIDVTLDPSEHRITGRQTIVYTNNSPQRLEHLWVQLDQNLFKPDSRGARIIPPDARFSGFFAQGGVKISNLQTTMNGVTNTPEYLVEGTRMRITLAKPVPANGGTVELSLDFSFIMPKYGADRMGRLKVDQGTVYQLAQWYPRMYVYDDVSGWNPMPYLGQGEWYLEYGSFDVEITVPREYIVAATGELMNPEDVLTNDQLNRLRKARTTREVTTIIGKDEVGDPGTRPDGEGPLTWHYKAENVRDFSWAASQAFIWDAAKAVTGDGQASTAMSFYPKEGIGTKENPGWEQSTKFTQHSIEFYSDFLAPYPYPVAINVAGIVAGMEYPQIAFCSVEARGQGLFGVTDHEFGHEWYPMIVGSDERRWPWMDEGVNTFMNQYSTLAFYDSEATNKQALQRMSQMVARGMRTPLGETPIMTYADRIPPQALGFLAYGKPAAGLMLLREHILGPERFDPAFRAYFDRWAYQHPKPSDFFRTIEDVAGEELDYFWRSWFYETDTFDQGVQSVTDTDSSSAITVVSKNEMQLPSDVQVTFADGSTMTRQVPVAAFYTSDTYTLTVKGTKTVQQVVIDPEQLLPDVDRNNNTWRASDGSASQGSGAGR, from the coding sequence ATGCGTTCCTTGATGCGCTCCCTTCTCCTCGTTGCGATGTTTGCCGTGTGGGCCGTGCCGGGTCTGCACGCTCAAGAGCATCCGCACAACCTATCGTTTGAACCGGTCGACATGCCGTCGGCTGACGTGTACCGCACCGGCGGCGGCGCGCCCGGCCCGCAGTACTGGCAGCAGCGCGCCAACTATGCCATCGACGTGACGCTCGACCCCTCGGAGCATCGCATCACAGGCCGCCAAACGATCGTTTACACCAACAACTCCCCGCAGCGCCTGGAGCACCTGTGGGTGCAGCTCGATCAGAACTTGTTCAAGCCCGACAGCCGCGGCGCCCGCATCATTCCGCCCGATGCGCGCTTCAGCGGCTTCTTTGCGCAGGGCGGCGTGAAGATTTCCAACCTGCAAACCACAATGAACGGCGTAACCAACACGCCCGAGTACCTGGTGGAAGGCACGCGTATGCGCATTACGCTGGCCAAGCCGGTGCCCGCGAATGGCGGAACGGTAGAGCTGAGCCTGGACTTCTCGTTCATCATGCCGAAGTACGGCGCCGACCGCATGGGCCGTCTGAAGGTCGACCAGGGCACGGTCTATCAGCTCGCGCAGTGGTACCCACGGATGTACGTGTACGATGATGTGAGTGGCTGGAACCCGATGCCCTACCTCGGTCAGGGCGAGTGGTACCTGGAATATGGCTCGTTCGATGTCGAGATTACCGTGCCGCGCGAATACATCGTGGCCGCCACGGGCGAGCTCATGAATCCGGAGGATGTGCTCACGAACGATCAGCTCAACCGCTTGCGCAAGGCGCGCACCACGCGTGAGGTGACGACCATCATCGGCAAGGACGAGGTGGGCGACCCCGGCACGCGCCCCGATGGCGAGGGGCCGCTGACGTGGCACTACAAGGCGGAAAACGTGCGCGACTTCTCATGGGCCGCGTCGCAAGCCTTCATCTGGGATGCCGCCAAGGCCGTAACCGGCGACGGACAGGCGTCAACGGCGATGTCGTTCTATCCGAAAGAGGGCATCGGGACGAAGGAGAATCCGGGCTGGGAGCAGTCCACGAAGTTTACGCAGCACTCCATCGAGTTCTATTCCGACTTCCTGGCGCCGTATCCGTACCCGGTGGCCATCAACGTGGCGGGCATCGTAGCCGGCATGGAGTATCCGCAGATCGCGTTTTGCTCGGTAGAAGCCCGCGGGCAGGGCCTCTTTGGGGTCACCGATCATGAGTTTGGCCACGAGTGGTATCCGATGATTGTGGGCTCCGACGAGCGCCGCTGGCCGTGGATGGATGAAGGCGTGAACACATTCATGAATCAGTATTCGACGCTCGCTTTTTACGACAGCGAGGCAACGAACAAACAGGCCCTGCAGCGCATGAGCCAGATGGTGGCCCGCGGCATGCGCACGCCCCTGGGCGAAACGCCCATCATGACGTACGCCGATCGGATTCCGCCGCAGGCGCTGGGCTTCCTCGCCTATGGCAAGCCGGCGGCCGGCCTGATGCTGCTGCGCGAGCACATCCTGGGCCCCGAGCGCTTCGATCCGGCCTTCCGCGCGTACTTCGACCGCTGGGCCTACCAGCACCCGAAGCCGTCGGACTTCTTCCGCACCATCGAGGATGTGGCGGGCGAGGAGCTGGATTACTTCTGGCGGAGCTGGTTCTACGAAACCGACACCTTCGATCAGGGCGTCCAGTCGGTGACCGATACCGATTCGAGCAGCGCCATCACCGTGGTGAGCAAGAACGAGATGCAGCTGCCGTCCGACGTGCAGGTTACGTTTGCCGATGGCTCCACCATGACGCGGCAAGTTCCGGTGGCCGCGTTCTACACGAGCGACACCTACACCCTCACCGTCAAGGGCACCAAAACCGTCCAGCAGGTGGTGATTGACCCCGAGCAGCTGCTGCCGGATGTGGACCGCAACAACAACACCTGGCGCGCATCGGACGGAAGCGCGTCGCAAGG
- a CDS encoding alpha/beta fold hydrolase, with product MQHLSTPTGALAYTDVGAGPAVVLLHGNPTAAALWQPVIARLAPHWRCIAPTWIGFGRSAHPATPLRPATHAAHLAALLQHLNIERFALVAHDWGGPIGCALATRQPARIRALALCNTWPGAPQAVHARLFGRLMASRLGQRAVVRHDAFARVVVPLVGGWGPLHRALRKYQQTPAQRRGSARLAASLHTERPWLRRIGRRLRRLRNVPLWLGWGTADPAFGGTWARWRRLFPDAHLRRWPRAGHYLPAVRGPALARALHCFLSSV from the coding sequence ATGCAGCATCTCTCCACCCCCACCGGCGCCCTCGCGTATACCGACGTCGGCGCCGGGCCCGCGGTGGTGCTGCTGCACGGCAACCCCACGGCGGCCGCGCTCTGGCAACCGGTCATCGCCCGGCTCGCACCGCACTGGCGCTGCATCGCCCCCACATGGATCGGCTTCGGGCGCTCCGCCCATCCGGCGACGCCGCTTCGTCCGGCAACGCACGCCGCGCACCTGGCGGCCCTCCTGCAGCATCTGAACATCGAGCGGTTCGCGCTTGTGGCCCATGATTGGGGCGGACCCATCGGCTGCGCCCTTGCCACCCGGCAGCCCGCGCGCATCCGAGCGTTGGCGCTCTGCAACACGTGGCCCGGCGCGCCCCAGGCCGTGCATGCGCGTCTGTTTGGGCGGCTTATGGCGAGCCGCCTCGGGCAGCGGGCCGTCGTGCGCCACGATGCGTTTGCTCGGGTGGTGGTGCCGCTCGTGGGCGGCTGGGGCCCGCTGCATCGCGCGCTGCGTAAGTACCAGCAGACGCCGGCGCAGCGGCGGGGCAGTGCGCGCCTCGCGGCGTCCCTCCACACCGAGCGCCCGTGGCTCCGGCGCATCGGACGGCGGCTGCGGCGGCTGCGCAACGTGCCGCTGTGGCTGGGCTGGGGCACGGCCGATCCGGCGTTTGGCGGCACGTGGGCCCGCTGGCGGCGCCTGTTTCCGGATGCACACCTTCGCCGATGGCCCCGTGCGGGGCATTACCTGCCGGCGGTGCGCGGCCCGGCCCTCGCACGTGCCTTGCACTGTTTTCTAAGCTCCGTTTGA
- a CDS encoding DUF5615 family PIN-like protein gives MLLFDQNLSPTLVEHLADVYPDSVHVSDVGLDRALDREVWDYAHERELTVVTKDADFEEMSMLRGFPPHVVWIRPGSCTTQEIETILRQNRDAVEQLHENPDAGVVELY, from the coding sequence ATGCTTCTGTTCGATCAAAATTTGTCGCCTACCTTGGTCGAACACCTCGCTGATGTCTATCCCGACTCGGTTCACGTGTCGGACGTGGGACTGGATCGCGCCCTCGATCGTGAGGTTTGGGACTATGCGCATGAGCGTGAACTGACGGTCGTGACCAAAGATGCCGATTTCGAGGAGATGAGTATGCTCAGAGGGTTTCCTCCCCATGTCGTGTGGATCCGCCCCGGCAGTTGCACGACGCAAGAGATTGAGACCATCCTCCGGCAGAACCGAGACGCGGTAGAGCAGCTGCACGAGAATCCCGATGCAGGCGTCGTCGAGCTTTACTGA